The DNA window CAGGGCCCTAGTAAGATataaattgaacctagcaatccctaactagaaagaggtaccagagaacaaaaaggatgaactatgggatagcccatagtccatgacgtcgagcgcggagcccgtgcacgtgtaggaagaataggcgtgaccaaggaaccgtagccgaccacccataacacacagcgcggagcccgtagcacgtgtagggagagatcaaagactgggtcttctccatagaaagaAAAAAGCGGAACATGTACTACTCGGTGGTTATCAAAATAACTTGGACATAAAGATCGTATAAGCGAAGTACAAGCAAGTAGTCCTATGTTGAACTCTCGGTCTTGGCTGACCCATAGgccataatgtcgagcgcggagcccgtagacatgtaggaaaaataggtgtgaccaagggaccgcagccgaccacccataatgtagagcacggagcccgtagcatgtgtagggagaaatCAGAGACTGGGTCGTCTCCGAAGAGATCAGAAAAAAGAAAGCATGTTTGGCGATTTggggaaatcgtgttcggcgattaggagaaaacatgttcagcgatttggagaaaacatgtttggcgatttggagaaaacatgttcggcgatttggagagaacgtgttcggcgatttggagaaatcatgttcggcgatttggagaaatcgtgttcggcaatttggagaaaacgtgttcggcgctTTCATACtggagttcgttatgaagtagTATATATCTCGACGATCATAAATGGTTGTTaatccacaatagagacaaaatggagacaagttatggagaccaaaaaacATTACTGAATATGAGTTTGTAGAGTACATATctgtagtgtttcaaggatagaaacatataaggtgttcgatgtgccacgagttgggaacattgactcattctaagtcacttaggcgataagaacctagtcgggtaacctctttgacaatataaggcccttcccagggggaagagagcttgtgcaaaccGTTAGTCTTTTATTTTCTGTGGAGGACAAGATCGCCAATagtaaatgaacgacctttgacgtttcggttgtagtacctccgcaagccttctagatacttaGCTGCACGGACACAGGTGACTAGGCGCTCTTCCTCGGCTTGcgcttcatcatagttttccactctaggtgctcggaaagtaacgtccgctagtagtatggcttctgagccgtagaccaaaaagtatggagtcacgtcggtgctgcgactagcttgagtacatagtccccagactatagctggaagctccttgagccatctacctaggtgcttttcttctttctgatacagtCATTTTTaaggcatcaaggatcataccgttcgccCATTTGACTTgaccgttggctcttggatgggcaacagaaatatatttgacggagatgcaacggtcttcgcagaagtcctagAAGTGATGTCCAGTGAACGTAGCtccgagatcggtgatgatgctgtttggtagaccaaatctgtggatgatatcttcaaagagctcaactgccttctttgcagtagccaagacgagcggtttatattcaatccacttggagaacttgtcaatggcgacatacacataccgaaaaccacctggtgctgacttgaaaggcccgatcatgtccagtccccagcatgcaaagggccaggaaccTAGGATGGTTTACAGCTCTTGCGtgggcacgtgtatttgcttagcgaagaattggcacCCTTCACATCGTCAGACGAGATCTTCTACATCaatgatggctgtgggccaataaaaaccagctcgaaaggccttgccgaccaatgttctcgaggacgcatggttgccgtaggaaccagagtgaatttcaagaagcaacttcactccctcctcttgggtgatgcatttctgcagtatcccttccttggcacttttcctcatcaagctacCGTCCGCCAACACGTAAAGCTTGCTCTGACGAACCAGgcgttcagtttcagtcttgtctgtgggtacctcggcgctggtgaagtacttgatgaattgatccctccaatcagcgaccagcgaaggtaccgtaagtaccaactgctcgacagggggaacttcttcaacttccttatcttctttgatggatggcgctaGGAGATCTTGAACGAAAACCCCCGATGGAATCGCGGCACGAGAAGAACCGAGCATGGATAGTTGGTCAGCGAGTTGATTTTTGGTCAtgtaccacgtggtgatactcgatgccatagaatttgccttcaagcttcctgatttcagtgcagtaagcatccatcttctcgctggaacaggaccagtctttgttgagctggttgataaccagtgcggagtccccatacaccatgagcCGTTTGACGCCGAGCGCGACGGCTATACGAAGactatggagacatgcttcgtattccgcagcgttgttggaggccgggaagtgtatccgaagaacataacgtagcttatccttggtcggtgtaatgaacagaatgcctgcactagtaccgttgatgttaagggcaccatcaaagtacattacCCAGTGTTTGGGGCAAGCAGcgacgatgggctcttggatctcggtccattcagcgacgaagtcaacgagcgcctatgacttaatggtaggtctgtttctgaattcaatggagtaggtgccgagctcaataacccatttaatgatgcggccattggcttctttgttgcaaagaatgtcccccaaggggaactcagtgaccacggcgatcttgtagtattcaaagtaatgttggagcttgcgcgacgtaattaaaattgcgtataacagcttttgtacctaaggataacgagtttttggctcattaagtacttcactgataaagtagaGCGGACATTGCACCTTGTAAGTGTGCTCGGCTTCCTCAcgttcgacgacgatagctgtgctcacgacgtgagaagtggcggcgatgtatatgagcagagtctcatctgaccttggcgctgtcatgatcgacGGCTTTgtcaaaaacaacttgagctgctcgaaagctgagtctgcctcctccgactaggaaaagtgctcagaggccttgaggagcttgaagaaaggcaaccctttttcgtcgaggcatgatatgaagcggcttaaagcatccatgcaacctgtaagcttgtgtatatcctttacacatgttggccatttcatattggtgatggcggagaccttgtcaggattaggcttGATACCTCGAGCACTGACTAtttagcccagcagtataccggatgaaactccaaagatgcactttgaagggttcagcttccatcggtacttgtttaggttggcgaaggtttcttcgaggtcagcaataaggttgtcggctgtcatggttttgacgaccacgtcatcgatgtaggcttcgatgttgcgACTGATctgctggtcgaggcacatctgaatggccctttgataggtagccttggcttgagtctgaaggacatagttttgtagtagTATGCAtcgaaaggtgtaatgaacgatgtctttatctggtcttcttccttgagggagatctaatgatagccagagtaacagtcaaggaaagagagtagttcatagccggtggtagagtctacaacctcatctatccgaggcaagccgaaggggtctttagggcagtgtttgttaagatctgtATAATCAATGctcattctccattctttattcttttttcgaacaagaacagggtttgctaaccaatctggatgatacacttcttttataaacccggcagctaagagccattttatttctaccctaatagcctccttcttgtctagcgtgaatcggcggagtttctacttgatcggtttggcggtcggcgagacattcaaggagtgctcgatcttctctcgtggtacccccggcatgtctgcaggtttccaagcaaacacatcggcgttggcacgtaggaaggagacgagcgcactttcctatttggggtcaaggtgagccccaatctgcATGGTTTTGGAGGCATcattgaggccgaggccgacctccttgatttccttggatttggcggaggtgagaggaagctctagctctggaatctccatgtcatcggcgagTGTTGTCTTGGCTTCGGCAACCGCGCTAgtcatctagatggagaggtcggtggcttcggcgagagcgagactctctgtctcgcaggcgtaggcaacAGAAAGGTTGGCCCGtagagccaggactcctacaggtgaaggcatcttcaacaccagatacgcatagtgtGGTACAGCCATGAATTTGACCAGAGCTGgccggccaagtatggcgtggtaggcggtgtcgaagtcggcgacatagaagttgacaTGCTCGACGcgatagttgcttgccgtgccgaactgaactggtagggtgatctctccaagtggtttggatgcccttctaggtaccacaccctagaaggagcagtccgagggtgtgagatctgatatcgcgaggcccaactcccttagggctccggcgaagagtaggtccaaagcactgccaccatcaacgaggacttttctgaagagcactttctgtatggttgcgtcgaggatgaggaggaaacgccctgtatatggtatgtctacccactggtcggccctgctgaaggtgatgaggatcttggaccatgggcgatagctagggtcggcggtagtttcttctgaagtgacggcgagcactcgtcgggcggcaaGCTTTCGTTCCCTTcaactctcagtggaggcgaggcccccaaagatggtggtgaccaccttatcCTGGTCctgaaaggcgttgttgttgttcccagttggtcggcgacctctggctccatcgttggcgtcgtcatcgatcctcttgtcctggaactccctggctagaccaatgcagtccttcatcttgtgtttggcattcttgtgaagagggcacaggccatcgaggatcttttggtactgctcattGTAGTTACGCTTGGTGCGAGGTTGACTAACGGCGGCAAAGATGTGTTCTGGCTGGtggcggtgattttggccaggcctatgtcctcctgttcgatcatGGCCGCTATCGCGATGATAGCTGCGATCATCGGGACAGCGGTCGCTGTGACATCGGTTGTCGGGGTGATCATCGTATCGATGAGGTGGTCGCTGAGTGCCTGcgtcctcattgaagcgcacctcggcttcctctgcatcggcgtactggttggcggtagttatcatttcaCCGATATCGGTTGGTGGCTTACAGTTGAATTTGGAGTGAAGCtcgtgatggtggagtcctcggataaaggcagtgatgacttcagcttctgtgatgttggggatagagttcctcat is part of the Miscanthus floridulus cultivar M001 chromosome 9, ASM1932011v1, whole genome shotgun sequence genome and encodes:
- the LOC136480316 gene encoding uncharacterized protein — encoded protein: MYFDGALNINGTSAGILFITPTKDKLRYVLRIHFPASNNAAEYEACLHSLRIAVALGVKRLMVYGDSALVINQLNKDWSCSSEKMDAYCTEIRKLEGKFYGIEYHHVVHDQKSTR